The following coding sequences are from one Musa acuminata AAA Group cultivar baxijiao chromosome BXJ2-4, Cavendish_Baxijiao_AAA, whole genome shotgun sequence window:
- the LOC135584691 gene encoding calmodulin-binding protein 60 B-like isoform X1 codes for MTRDKRGLGSDTSEKDDLHPENKRLKVPALARVIIEALQMNGLQRICSSLEPIIRIVVSEEVERALAKLGAVRNGERCLPKQIEGPDGRNLQLHFTTRLSLPIITGGEIEGEDGAIIHIVLVDANTGCVVNSGPEASAKLDVLVLDGDFNFEDNDSWTEDEFKRHIVKERKGKRPLLTGDLQVSLKEGVGTLGKLNFTDNSCWIRSRTFRLALKIAAGCCKGSRVREAKTEAFMVKERRGQLHKKHHPPALGDEIWRLENIAKDGSFHNKLNTSGIRTVEDFLKFVARDAQGLRDMLGSSMSDKMWRKLVEHANTSVLGGKYHVCYLDETRNVGAVFNDRYVFCGLIDGGQFNSTECLIDGRQKDLADKLVKKAYDNWAAVIIYDGKDLLKVTESETASSSQKEPLLPSADCSSSYDLQVSQIPNPEQCPVIRDAVAEGASTEDNIGLQPFNQTEQRPDTSINHDWPQPDAHSTDDFPDFIRSISQPLFEDIFHSLDDICTGGASTSLHGGFDFSSCTPLWSPEFNLDHYQNSTSGRAVGWLKITKIAAAIRWALFIRKKAADRRKAKLVELEQ; via the exons ATGACGAGGGATAAACGGGGATTGGGTTCGGATACCAGCGAGAAGGACGATTTGCACCCCGAGAACAAGCGGCTTAAGGTCCCCGCACTTGCGAG AGTAATCATCGAAGCCTTGCAAATGAATGGTCTGCAGCGAATTTGTTCATCACTGGAGCCCATCATTCGTATAGtt GTCAGCGAAGAAGTGGAGCGAGCTCTAGCAAAGTTGGGTGCTGTTAGGAATGGGGAAAG GTGTTTGCCCAAACAAATTGAAGGGCCTGATGGAAGAAATCTGCAGCTCCATTTCACCACTAGGCTATCCCTTCCTATTATTACTGGAGGAGAAATAGAAGGGGAGGATGGAGCAATTATTCATATAGTTTTGGTTGATGCAAACACTGGCTGTGTTGTGAACTCAGGACCTGAGGCATCTGCAAAATTAGATGTTTTAGTTCTTGATGGTGATTTTAACTTTGAAGATAATGATAGTTGGACAGAAGATGAATTTAAGAGGCATATAGTCAAAGAACGCAAAGGAAAGAGACCACTTCTGACAGGGGACTTGCAGGTTTCTCTGAAAGAAGGTGTGGGTACCCTCGGAAAGCTTAACTTTACTGATAATTCTTGTTGGATCCGGAGTAGAACATTCAGGCTTGCCTTGAAGATTGCCGCAGGCTGCTGCAAGGGTTCTCGTGTACGCGAAGCAAAGACAGAAGCATTCATGGTTAAGGAACGCAGAGGTCAAT TACACAAGAAACACCATCCTCCTGCTTTAGGAGATGAAATTTGGAGATTGGAAAACATTGCTAAGGATGGTTCATTTCACAATAAGTTGAATACAAGTGGAATTCGAACTGTTGAAGATTTCCTAAAGTTTGTTGCTAGAGATGCACAAGGACTGCGTGAT ATGCTTGGAAGCAGTATGTCAGATAAGATGTGGAGAAAACTTGTGGAGCATGCAAACACTTCTGTTTTAGGCGGAAAATATCATGTATGCTATTTGGATGAGACAAGAAATGTTGGTGCTGTTTTCAATGATAGATATGTGTTTTGTGGCCTAATTGATGGGGGGCAGTTCAATTCAACAGAATGCCTTATCGATGGTCGTCAGAAG GATTTGGCAGATAAGTTGGTCAAGAAGGCATATGACAATTGGGCAGCTGTTATCATATATGATGGTAAAGACCTTCTAAAGGTTACAGAAAGTGAGACGGCgtcttcttcacaaaaagaacctCTGTTGCCTTCAGCAGATTGTTCTTCTTCATATGATCTGCAAGTCTCTCAGATTCCTAATCCAGAGCAGTGTCCAGTTATCAGAGATGCAGTAGCAG AAGGTGCTTCCACAGAAGACAACATTGGTCTTCAGCCATTCAACCAGACTGAACAACGTCCAGATACAAGCATCAACCATGACTGGCCTCAACCGGATGCCCACTCTACAGATGACTTCCCAGATTTTATTCGCTCGATAAGCCAGCCATTGTTCGAGGACATATTTCATTCACTTGATGATATCTGCACGGGTGGAGCTTCCACAAGCCTCCATGGTGGATTTGACTTCTCATCGTGCACGCCTTTGTGGTCGCCTGAATTCAACTTGGACCATTATCAGAACAGCACATCCGGTAGAGCTGTTGGGTGGCTTAAGATCACTAAGATCGCTGCAGCTATAAGATGGGCACTTTTCATCCGCAAGAAGGCTGCTGACAGGAGAAAAGCTAAGCTTGTTGAGCTAGAACAGTAG
- the LOC135584691 gene encoding calmodulin-binding protein 60 B-like isoform X2: MTRDKRGLGSDTSEKDDLHPENKRLKVPALARVIIEALQMNGLQRICSSLEPIIRIVVSEEVERALAKLGAVRNGERCLPKQIEGPDGRNLQLHFTTRLSLPIITGGEIEGEDGAIIHIVLVDANTGCVVNSGPEASAKLDVLVLDGDFNFEDNDSWTEDEFKRHIVKERKGKRPLLTGDLQVSLKEGVGTLGKLNFTDNSCWIRSRTFRLALKIAAGCCKGSRVREAKTEAFMVKERRGQLHKKHHPPALGDEIWRLENIAKDGSFHNKLNTSGIRTVEDFLKFVARDAQGLRDMLGSSMSDKMWRKLVEHANTSVLGGKYHVCYLDETRNVGAVFNDRYVFCGLIDGGQFNSTECLIDGRQKDLADKLVKKAYDNWAAVIIYDGKDLLKVTESETASSSQKEPLLPSADCSSSYDLQVSQIPNPEQCPVIRDAVAGASTEDNIGLQPFNQTEQRPDTSINHDWPQPDAHSTDDFPDFIRSISQPLFEDIFHSLDDICTGGASTSLHGGFDFSSCTPLWSPEFNLDHYQNSTSGRAVGWLKITKIAAAIRWALFIRKKAADRRKAKLVELEQ, from the exons ATGACGAGGGATAAACGGGGATTGGGTTCGGATACCAGCGAGAAGGACGATTTGCACCCCGAGAACAAGCGGCTTAAGGTCCCCGCACTTGCGAG AGTAATCATCGAAGCCTTGCAAATGAATGGTCTGCAGCGAATTTGTTCATCACTGGAGCCCATCATTCGTATAGtt GTCAGCGAAGAAGTGGAGCGAGCTCTAGCAAAGTTGGGTGCTGTTAGGAATGGGGAAAG GTGTTTGCCCAAACAAATTGAAGGGCCTGATGGAAGAAATCTGCAGCTCCATTTCACCACTAGGCTATCCCTTCCTATTATTACTGGAGGAGAAATAGAAGGGGAGGATGGAGCAATTATTCATATAGTTTTGGTTGATGCAAACACTGGCTGTGTTGTGAACTCAGGACCTGAGGCATCTGCAAAATTAGATGTTTTAGTTCTTGATGGTGATTTTAACTTTGAAGATAATGATAGTTGGACAGAAGATGAATTTAAGAGGCATATAGTCAAAGAACGCAAAGGAAAGAGACCACTTCTGACAGGGGACTTGCAGGTTTCTCTGAAAGAAGGTGTGGGTACCCTCGGAAAGCTTAACTTTACTGATAATTCTTGTTGGATCCGGAGTAGAACATTCAGGCTTGCCTTGAAGATTGCCGCAGGCTGCTGCAAGGGTTCTCGTGTACGCGAAGCAAAGACAGAAGCATTCATGGTTAAGGAACGCAGAGGTCAAT TACACAAGAAACACCATCCTCCTGCTTTAGGAGATGAAATTTGGAGATTGGAAAACATTGCTAAGGATGGTTCATTTCACAATAAGTTGAATACAAGTGGAATTCGAACTGTTGAAGATTTCCTAAAGTTTGTTGCTAGAGATGCACAAGGACTGCGTGAT ATGCTTGGAAGCAGTATGTCAGATAAGATGTGGAGAAAACTTGTGGAGCATGCAAACACTTCTGTTTTAGGCGGAAAATATCATGTATGCTATTTGGATGAGACAAGAAATGTTGGTGCTGTTTTCAATGATAGATATGTGTTTTGTGGCCTAATTGATGGGGGGCAGTTCAATTCAACAGAATGCCTTATCGATGGTCGTCAGAAG GATTTGGCAGATAAGTTGGTCAAGAAGGCATATGACAATTGGGCAGCTGTTATCATATATGATGGTAAAGACCTTCTAAAGGTTACAGAAAGTGAGACGGCgtcttcttcacaaaaagaacctCTGTTGCCTTCAGCAGATTGTTCTTCTTCATATGATCTGCAAGTCTCTCAGATTCCTAATCCAGAGCAGTGTCCAGTTATCAGAGATGCAGTAGCAG GTGCTTCCACAGAAGACAACATTGGTCTTCAGCCATTCAACCAGACTGAACAACGTCCAGATACAAGCATCAACCATGACTGGCCTCAACCGGATGCCCACTCTACAGATGACTTCCCAGATTTTATTCGCTCGATAAGCCAGCCATTGTTCGAGGACATATTTCATTCACTTGATGATATCTGCACGGGTGGAGCTTCCACAAGCCTCCATGGTGGATTTGACTTCTCATCGTGCACGCCTTTGTGGTCGCCTGAATTCAACTTGGACCATTATCAGAACAGCACATCCGGTAGAGCTGTTGGGTGGCTTAAGATCACTAAGATCGCTGCAGCTATAAGATGGGCACTTTTCATCCGCAAGAAGGCTGCTGACAGGAGAAAAGCTAAGCTTGTTGAGCTAGAACAGTAG
- the LOC135584691 gene encoding calmodulin-binding protein 60 B-like isoform X3, with translation MTRDKRGLGSDTSEKDDLHPENKRLKVPALARVIIEALQMNGLQRICSSLEPIIRIVVSEEVERALAKLGAVRNGERCLPKQIEGPDGRNLQLHFTTRLSLPIITGGEIEGEDGAIIHIVLVDANTGCVVNSGPEASAKLDVLVLDGDFNFEDNDSWTEDEFKRHIVKERKGKRPLLTGDLQVSLKEGVGTLGKLNFTDNSCWIRSRTFRLALKIAAGCCKGSRVREAKTEAFMVKERRGQLHKKHHPPALGDEIWRLENIAKDGSFHNKLNTSGIRTVEDFLKFVARDAQGLRDMLGSSMSDKMWRKLVEHANTSVLGGKYHVCYLDETRNVGAVFNDRYVFCGLIDGGQFNSTECLIDGRQKDLADKLVKKAYDNWAAVIIYDGKDLLKVTESETASSSQKEPLLPSADCSSSYDLQVSQIPNPEQCPVIRDAVADLTMALFSSSFRRCFHRRQHWSSAIQPD, from the exons ATGACGAGGGATAAACGGGGATTGGGTTCGGATACCAGCGAGAAGGACGATTTGCACCCCGAGAACAAGCGGCTTAAGGTCCCCGCACTTGCGAG AGTAATCATCGAAGCCTTGCAAATGAATGGTCTGCAGCGAATTTGTTCATCACTGGAGCCCATCATTCGTATAGtt GTCAGCGAAGAAGTGGAGCGAGCTCTAGCAAAGTTGGGTGCTGTTAGGAATGGGGAAAG GTGTTTGCCCAAACAAATTGAAGGGCCTGATGGAAGAAATCTGCAGCTCCATTTCACCACTAGGCTATCCCTTCCTATTATTACTGGAGGAGAAATAGAAGGGGAGGATGGAGCAATTATTCATATAGTTTTGGTTGATGCAAACACTGGCTGTGTTGTGAACTCAGGACCTGAGGCATCTGCAAAATTAGATGTTTTAGTTCTTGATGGTGATTTTAACTTTGAAGATAATGATAGTTGGACAGAAGATGAATTTAAGAGGCATATAGTCAAAGAACGCAAAGGAAAGAGACCACTTCTGACAGGGGACTTGCAGGTTTCTCTGAAAGAAGGTGTGGGTACCCTCGGAAAGCTTAACTTTACTGATAATTCTTGTTGGATCCGGAGTAGAACATTCAGGCTTGCCTTGAAGATTGCCGCAGGCTGCTGCAAGGGTTCTCGTGTACGCGAAGCAAAGACAGAAGCATTCATGGTTAAGGAACGCAGAGGTCAAT TACACAAGAAACACCATCCTCCTGCTTTAGGAGATGAAATTTGGAGATTGGAAAACATTGCTAAGGATGGTTCATTTCACAATAAGTTGAATACAAGTGGAATTCGAACTGTTGAAGATTTCCTAAAGTTTGTTGCTAGAGATGCACAAGGACTGCGTGAT ATGCTTGGAAGCAGTATGTCAGATAAGATGTGGAGAAAACTTGTGGAGCATGCAAACACTTCTGTTTTAGGCGGAAAATATCATGTATGCTATTTGGATGAGACAAGAAATGTTGGTGCTGTTTTCAATGATAGATATGTGTTTTGTGGCCTAATTGATGGGGGGCAGTTCAATTCAACAGAATGCCTTATCGATGGTCGTCAGAAG GATTTGGCAGATAAGTTGGTCAAGAAGGCATATGACAATTGGGCAGCTGTTATCATATATGATGGTAAAGACCTTCTAAAGGTTACAGAAAGTGAGACGGCgtcttcttcacaaaaagaacctCTGTTGCCTTCAGCAGATTGTTCTTCTTCATATGATCTGCAAGTCTCTCAGATTCCTAATCCAGAGCAGTGTCCAGTTATCAGAGATGCAGTAGCAG ACTTGACTATGGCTTTATTTTCCTCGTCGTTCAGAAGGTGCTTCCACAGAAGACAACATTGGTCTTCAGCCATTCAACCAGACTGA